AACGCCTCACACATTCCGCAGGCATTACAGGACTCAGACACGGCGAAATCATAGAACACTCCCGGCGAAATTTCAGCATGTGAGTCTTTGAGTCTGTCAGCAAGAAATTCACACGAAAGAAAGATATTATTCTTGTCATGAAAAATTACGTCCTCAAGAATATTACTGCCCTTTCTTTTTCCGCGAGCAAACATCATCGCAAGCATATCACGCCGCGAATATTCTCCCTCAAAATTTCCGTCCCGAATGATTTTCACATCATGGCCGAGTCTCAATGCGTCAAGAAACTTGAAGGCCGTCCCGAAATTATCGCCTGAAACTTTTTCTGACAGCTCGCAATCCTCACAGGGCATAACGAGAATAATATCAGGATTCACCGAAAGCACCGCCGAAATCAAAGCGGGACTCAGAGATTTAACGCAGAAATTTCCGCCAGCCTTCAGACATTTCACAGTGTCATTAACCGCAAAATCCCGGAAAATTTTGTAGTCCCTAAGCCGCAAAGCCTCAGACGGACAGACAGACGCGCATAACCCGCAGGCCGTGCATTTTTTCCCGTCAACAAGAGGAAGCCCCACAGAAATTTTGAGAGCGTCAAAATTGCAAGCACTCTCGCAAAGTCCGCAAGGCTCAAAACGATTCCGGCGGTTAAGGCACATTGACTCATTCAGGAGCGGTATATTGTCCGAGAAAAGCAGCTGCGATAATCCGCCGAGTAACATTTATGCTCTCATTCCCTTTTTGGGCTTGTAGTAGAGATTCGGCTCTGTCTTTTCGGGTGAAACGTCATCATTGACCGCCCGGACGAGTCCCGATTCTTTGCGTAATTCGTCAACATCAGCAAGGGTTAAGCACCTGCTTGTGCATGACGCAACACACACAGGAAGCTCGCCGCGTTTCAGCATGTCAATACAGCCGTTGCATTTCGCGGCCTTCTTTGTGTCCTCGCGAACCTGGACAGCTCCGTAAGGACACGCCTTAGCGCAAGCCCCGCACCCTATGCAGACATCTTCCTTCACGTATACCATCCCGGTGTCGTCGTCTTTCGTCATCGCACCTGTAGGACATGCCGCGACACACGCAGGATTCGAGCAGTGCCGACACATTTTCAGCGTGAACCAGACGAAAACGTCCGGGAATTTCCCGCGCTCCCTCTCCTCAATCGCATTGAAGTTCACACCAACGGGCAAATCGTTTTTGTCCTTGCATGAGACTACACACGCACGGCATTCGAGGCACTTGTTCATATCGTGGCGAAAACCTTTCTGGCTCATAGTTTATTCCCCCTCTCACACTAGAATATTATTCTCTGAGGCCACAAAGCATCGGGCAGTGAAGGCTTGTCATATTTCGCTACTTCCGCAATGCTCACGAACGACTCAATGTCCGGCCCTGAAGGGAATGTGCCTGTCAAAACGTTCGGGCAGCCTCCGATGTCATAGCCGTCTTCATTGAGCTGTACCCATGAACCCTCGCCGAGCATTACGACTCCGGGCATGACTCGCTCTGTGATGTGAAGCCTGCGTACTACAGTCCCGTGATCGTTGAAGATTTTGACGGTATCATCCTCTTTGAGTCCGCGTGATTCTGCGTCAACAGGATTCATCAACAACGGAATCGGGAACGCTTCACGGAGCCACAATGAATTGCTGACATTTCCGTGCGCTCCTCTTGGGACGTGGACACTGCAAACCTGAAGCGGGTATTTCCCCTTTATGCCCTTCTCGAAATCCGAGAATGTAGCCTCGTAGCCTTCTGTTGACGGCTCATAGATTGCTATCGGGTGTCCCTCGTTCCATCCTGCTTTTGTTACCATTTCGGCCAATTCACCGCAGTAAATCTGAATTTTCCCGTCGCGAGTCTTGAGGGGATTTTTCTCCGGGTCATCGCGGAATTTCTTGTTGTTGATGTAGTAGAAAGCGTCATCCATTTTTCGCGGCACCTGGTAGCTTCCTGCCTCGCGTAATTCGCTGAGTGTTATTCGTCCCTGCTGAGGCTGTCCCTCAACGCCCATCGCTTTAATGTCATCGGCGGTAATCGTCAAAAGAGTCTCCATCCCGGAATTGTCCGGCTTTGCGACTTTCGCCCCGGCCAACATGTTGAAGTTCTGCTGCTTCAGTGAAACGGGTTCAACTTCTTTCGGGTCAAGTCCGAGCCTCTTGCCTAACTCCAACGCTATCCATCCGTCATCTTTTGCCTCAAATAACGGGTCAATAACTTTCTGCGTCCATATGATGACCTCACGCGCTCCGCCTAATACCATTCCGTCCCGCTCCCAAGGGGTTGTGATTGGGAGTACGACATCTGAGAACATAGCGTTGCTGTTGAGCAAAAATTGATGAGTAACAATGAAGTCAACCTTTTTGTGAGCCTCGATGCTTTCCATCGTGTTGGCTGTCTGCGAGACTATGTTGCTATGGGCATGATATATCACGTGAACGTCCAAATCTTTCTTGTCGCCCTGTCCCGCAGTGTATTTCCCTGTGAGGATTGCCCGCCAGTGTTCATTAGCGCACATTCTCTCGCTGTTGGGAATGGGATTCTTGATTGCCTTAACGCCTGTTGAGCCGGGAGCTACAAGAGCAGGGCCGCCTTCCGTTGAACGTTCCTGACAGCTGCACGAGAACGCACCGCCCGCGATCCCCACATTGCCCGTCATGGCCGCTAACGTTGTCTGAGCGAGGCAGACATGAGTCGCTTTGTCAGCACGCGCAGAGTTCCACGCAAAGAGAGCTGTTACGGGTTTCGTGAGTCCGACTTCACGCGCAAGACGGTAAATCGTATCAACAGGAGTCCCGCAGATTTTTGATGCCCATTCGGGAGTCTTGGGAAGTCCGTCAAGATTCCCCAAAACGTAATCCTTGAAGTTGAGCTTGGGATCTGCTCCTTTCGGCATATGCTCAGAGTCGAATCCTACTGTGCAGCGGTTCAGGAAGTCCCAGTCAATCATAGGCTTTTCGGGGCTGTCTTCCTTCAGCATAACGTAAGCCATTGCGAGAATTAGCGGTGTGTCGGTCGCGGGTCTTATCGGGATATACTCATCGGCGATAACGGAGGCTGTTGTTGTGTACATGGGATCTATCGCGATGATTTTCGCTCCGGCTTCCTTTGCGCGAATCAAGTTGTTCATTGCTGAAGGGTAACTGTTCCACGCAGGATTACTTCCCCAGAGGAGAATCAGTTTTGCTTTCACGAGGTCGAGTCGGTCATTCTGATTGTGAAATTTCCTGTCGTAACCGAAAATCGGCCTCATTGCCTGCCTCCATGCACCGCGAGACCTGCTGCCGTATTTCGACATGTAACCGCCGTAAAGCCCAAGTACCCGGAAAATTTCCCCGCCCTGATTGTTGAAGTTCTCATCCATGAGGAATATTGACTTAGGGCCGTACTTCTCCTTTGACTCGCGAATCTCTGACGCAACAATGTCTAGTGCCTCGTCCCATGAGATTCTCTCCCACGTGTCGCGCCCCCGTAATGATTTGTCCCCGCCTCCGTGTGTCCAGTGAGTCCGCTTCATCGGGTACTTCAGCCTGTCCGGCCCGGCAACTTGCTGACGCTGTGCGTGTCCCCTCGCGCAGGCTCTCAGCTGCGGGTAATCGATTGAGTCGGGGTGAGTGTCATCGGTCTTGAGACGGACAATTTTCCCCCCGCTAACGAGTGCTTTGATGTGGCAGCGTCCTCCGCAGTTATGCCAGCACGGAGCGTTTTTCCATTCGCCTTTTTCCTGTGAAATTTCCTGAGCCTCAGCGGGCGTTATCTTCTTGAGTTCGTTCTCATAGCCCGTTAAAGCCGTCAATGCCGAAACAGCCGCGCTCCATTTGAGGAAAGCACGCCGTCCCAGCTTGAATTTTGAGATCGTGTCAATTAATCCCATTGTGCAAAATGACTCCTTTCGTGAAAATTTTTGTATGTCAGCCAAGAATTTCACCGAGAAGATTCATATCCTCAAGCACAAAGCCTTTGAGAATAATTCCTGCTCCCCTGTAAAATTCTGTGAGCGCGTATTTCTGAATGTCCCGCGAAAATTCCGAGACCCATTGCGACAAATGATCGTCAAGAAATTTCCTGCTGTCTTTCAGTGCGTCTTCATTCCCCGCAAGCCGTAACATGAAATCAAGCTCGAACCCTATATGATCGTCTGCCTCATGAGGATAATTTTTCGGGATAAAGTTATATTTGAGATACTCCCGCCGAACCTCGAACGCCGTATCCTGATACAGTAAATGCTCGTTGCTGCGGTAAACAGACTCCCACGGCGGAGCAGGAAGCGCATACGGCCCTACGAATAACTGCGTGAAATCCCAGCGGACTTCTGATGTCATTTCGTCGTCTTTGTCTTTCTTGTCTGCGAAAAATTTTGTGATGAAATTTATTCCCGTGTCGATGAGATTGCCTTCCTCGCGGAACGGGAAACTGTCAAAAATTTCATTGTCCCTCATTGCCTGAAGAAGTGATTTTGACGGCTCAACGTAAAATATTTTCTTCAGAACGTCATAGCCGTATTGCCTCATCTCCATAATGATTTTGAGATCGTCCCTGTTAAGTTTTTCACCCATGATTAATTTTGCCCTCAGAATATGAATATCAATTGCCCCGATTAACCGCCGGGACTCTGAACGCAAAATTTCAGGGAAAAAGTGTAAAGAGGCTACAATTTCTCACGCCGGCGATAACATAATGCAGCACGTGCAAACTTGCAGGCCGTTCATGTTAATGTCAGACGCAATGAAATTCCCCTCCTCAATTTGTGATTGTGATTTGTGAGATTCTAAGCGTGTATCAGTTCAGGCGCAATAATCCAATGTCAGTAATCAGCCATTCCGCAAACGCCCGGTAATCATTAATCCCGAAAACAGGAACATCACACTCAAAAGGGACATCACTAATCACCGCAATATATTCACCGTCAGGAAGGCCATAATCCCCGCGCCGGAGTCCGATTCGCTTTAAGCCTTTCACACTCTTGAAGCCCTCCGCGATAATCACATCGACATCATGAATACGGGTCAATATATCCTCAAGCGGCGTAAATCTGTTCTCCATTATTGCCGAGTGAGTCCCGGAAGTTATTGCGACAACCTCCGCGCCTGCCTGCGTGAAACGGTATGTGTCTTTGCCTTCACGGTCAACCGAAAAATTATGCGCGTCATGTTTCACGACTGCGACTCTGATTCCGCGCTTCCTGAGTTCGGGTATTAGCCCCTCAATGAATGTTGTCTTGCCTGAGCCTGACCACCCGCAGACCGCGTAAACTGGTATATTCCGAATAATGAAAACCTCCAATTGTTTTTCGCGCTGAACATGAATTAGAATATCACAATCACAAAACATTTCAGGAGGAAAAATTTTCATGCCGTCAAAATTAACGTGAGCAGTAAAAATTTATGCACGTGCTGCAAACTGCCATGTTGATACGGCCTCTGCGATTCCTTCTTCACTTTCCGATTAACTTTCAGGCAGTCAAAATCATAAAACGTTCGGTGAAAATTCAGGGGGTAATTTCACGCCCTCAGAATTAATTTATACAAGGAGTGATTTTTTCCATGCGTAAAATTTTAGGCGTACTCCTCGTTTTTGCGGTAGTGTTCTCGTTCGCTTCCGTATCATTCGCAGAGTACAAAGGCACAGTAACATTTGACGTAAACCTCAAAGACGCGGCAAAAGCTGAGAAAGCTGAATTGTGGCTCCCCTATCCTATGTCAGACGCGAATCAGACAATAACGCTTGTTGACGTGAAATCGAACGGCGCGAAAGTCGGAGTCGAGAATGACCCGAAAGCCGGAGCAGTTTACCTCCATGCGACATGGACAAAGCCCGCTGAAGTTCCGAGCCTCACGATGTCGTTCAAGGTCGACTCGCATTACGCAAAGAAACCCGCGGCGGCTCTCAAAGAGACAAAAGACGCATTCCCGCCGGAAGTCATGAAATACACGATGGCGACTCCCTCGCTCCCAATCGATAAAGGCTTCTGCGCTGAGGCAAGCATGGAATTTCTCAAGAAAGAGACCGTTCTCGAAAAGGCTCAGAGTATTTACATGTGGGTGCTTGAGCATACATTCAGGGACGAGAGCGTGAAAGAGGGCTGCGGACTCGGACTTCCTGAGCGCACAATCTCAGAGAAGAGCGGCGGCGGAAAATGCGCGGACATCAGCTCGGTGTTCGTTGCGCTGGCGAGGGCTTCAGGGATTCCGGCGAGGGATGTTTACGGCTTGAGGGTTGACCCGGCCAAGTCAGGCGAGATCACCGGAAACTATCACTGCTGGACAGAGTTCTACGTTCCCGGAACAGGCTGGGTGATGGCTGACCCTGCCGATGTCCGCAAGAAGATGCTGAATGAGAAAATCGAGAAGGTTGCGGACGCAAAGAAATGGATTGATTTCTTCTGGGCGGGCGATGACCTTCTGAGAATCGCTCTCAACCGCGACACACGCGAGACAGTATTGAGTGAGTCAACAGCAAAGACTCCGTTGACGTACTTCATGTATCCCTATGCGGAGATTGACGGAAAAGCGATAGACTGGTTCAGCCCTAAGACATTCGAGTTCAAAGTGAAACTTGATTTAGACTAACCGCAAATTTTGCCCTGCCTGTAAAAAGACGGGGCATTATTTTTCCCCTCATGAAAAGCAAAATATTAATCCTCTCAGCTTTCGTTATCGCTGTCGTTTCGTATTTCATTTTCCCGCCGTACAAGAATTTCATTGACATGACTCTCTCTGCGTTTGCGTCGGGGGATTTCGGGGTCATGCGTGAATTTATTGCTGACTACGGAGCATACGCCGCGGCGGTGTCGTTTTTCCTGATGATATTTCAGTCGGTAGCCGCTCCCCTTCCTGCGTTCGTCATCACTCTTGCGAATGCGAATCTTTTCGGCTGGGTGAAGGGCGCAATCCTCTCATGGTCAAGCGCGATGGCCGGGGCTGCTTTGTGCTTCTACATTTCGCGGGTACTCGGACGGAATGCCGCTGAGAAACTCACGAGCCGGGCAGGGCTTCAGTCAGTCGACAAATTTTTTGACCGCTACGGAACTCACAGCATACTTATTGCGCGACTCCTTCCGTTTATCTCGTTCGACCTTGTGAGCTATGCGGCGGGGCTAACGTCAATGCGTTTCTTGCCTTTCTTTGTGGCAACGGGAGTCGGACAATTACCTGCAACAATCGTATATTCATATGTCGGCGGAATGCTGACGGGCGGAGCGCAAATGTTGATGACGGGATTACTATTCCTCTTTGCGCTGTCTGCTGTCGTTGTGATGATGAGACAGATTTACAGGGAGCGCGGAAAATGACCCGCCGGATAAAAGTTGTAGCCTTTGTGATTTTGCTGACGGTGATAATTTTGCTGGGTCATTATTTCGGAGGCACTGAGAAATTCATTGAGGCCGCGAAAAATTCCCGTGCGCTTGCTGACGATTACCCATTAACGGCCATGATGATATACATTCTCGCTACATCATTCTGCTGTGTCGTTCTTGCTATGCCGGGGGCGTTCTTTGCGGTTATCGCTGGGATTCTCTTTGAGCCTTTCACGGGGACAATACTATGCGTGATTGCGGCGACTCTGGGTGCTGTGCTTGCGTTTCTTGCGGGAAGATATTTCCTGCGCGACTCAGTTCGTCCGATGATTGAGACAAATTCCCTGCTCAAGAAATTTCTGATTGATGACGTTCAGCACAGCGGAGTGATTTTGCTGATGGTAACGCGGCTTGTACCTGTATTCCCGTATAACCTTCAGAATTTCGCTTACGGCCTCACGGACATAAAGCTATTGCCGTATACTGTGTACACGTTCATATTTATCGCTCCGGGTTCTGCGGTCTTCACGCTGGGCGCGGCGGGTATCGGAGACTCTGAGCGGAGAAATCTATACTTGTTCATTGCCGTATCAGTCGCAGTAATCGTAACAATCGCGGGAGTCATTCTGCACAAAAAATTCATTAGGAGGTAACAATGTCATGAAAAAATTTCTGCTTGTCATGGCCGTATTCTGTGCGTTAGTGTCAGCGTCATTTGCTGAAGAGCTTTCGTTAATCGTCAACAAAGAAAAGGGAGAAATAATCATCCCCGCCGAAATCAACGGAAAATATTTAGTCAGCCCGACAAAACACGCTCTCTCATACTACAAGGGCGGCAACGGCGAAAAATCCATCATGCGCGCACTAGTCAGCGAGATCGATTACTACAACGCATTAACCGAACTCGGAGCAGTCCCGGGCAACAACATAAAGCCGGAAGACATGAAAGCCCGCAACAGCTCAGAAGGGAAATCAACAGAAGGCTCAAAGCTCGCGGCGTTCTTGACGTGGGAAGGCTCAGACGGTGAAATCCCGCTTGATGACGCTGTAATAACTACGTCCGCAAATGGAGAAGTCAGACCCATAGACCTGAGATTTTCCGGCAACCTCGAATTTGCACAGAGAGCGCACCCGGGTTGCTTCATCTGCCTTGACTCATGCGCCGCAGGAATCAGCACTAATGCCGCGTGGCCTACAGGAGCCATGAACAATAGGGAGGTCAGCTTCAAGGGTAACGCAAAAATTCTCCCGCCTGACGGAACAAGGGTAAACGTAATTGTGCGTCTCGTGAAATAATGCTCGCAATCCTCTACAACTCCGTAACGCTGGGAATGTTAATCAGCGTGTGCTTGTTCCTCAATGAATGGCTTGAAATGCGCGTAAATATCGGCTGGGTATTCTTCGGTTTATCCGGCCTCCTCTTTTTGTTGCAGACTGTCATAAAGCCCCTGCGGAAATTTTGCGCGACATTCACGGCCTCAGCGTTTAGCCTCGCTGTTTCGTGTTCGGGAATATTCCTGCTTCTCGGTTCTGAGGGCGTGAAAATCATTCCTGCGTCAATAATCCGTGAAGGTCTGATGATTAACAGGGTTTCTTTTGCTACAATCAACACGGCCATGATTGCTTTTGCGGTTATCGGCCTGATACTGATATACGTAACGAGGGAAAGAAAATGAGCATCAGAAAATTTCTGTTCCGTTCGGCAATGAAAGCTGATATGTTTCTCGCGGCCTCATCAATTCTCAGACAGTCATCGGGGAAAAGTGAGACCGTGTTTTTTCCGGGGTGCAGTCTCATGGGCTACAATCCTGAATATGTCTTTGCGGTTCGTGATTACATCATCGGGAATTTAGGCTCCTGCGGAATATTCACGGCCTGCTGCGCCAAACCGCTAAAGCTCATGGGAGAGTCAAAACTATTCACGAAACGACTCGACAGCGTAAGGCGGTCTCTTGACGCAATGAACGCCCGCACGGTGATTACAGCCTGCCAGAGCTGCAACAACCTTCTCCGGCAATACGACACGGGACGGGAAATATTATCCTTGTGGCCTCTGATACAGTCTCACGGACTCCCCGAAAGATTACGCGGGAAATTCTCCGGGCTTGACGCAAGCATTCAGGACTCATGCACGAGCCTGCCGGAAGTCTCCGAGAGCGTCAGGAGGATTCTTGCGTTTCTCGGCGTGAATGTGATTGAGTTTCCGCTGAAGAAATGCTGCGGAGGAGTCCAGACTCTCACGACATGCGACTCACGTTACGGCAGAAAGTGCAAGATTGAGCGGGCGAACGAATCACCCTGCGACATCATAATCTCATACTGCGCCTCTTGCCGGTCTGCTATGAGTCTCGGAGGACATGACAGCATTCACATACTTGATTTAATTTTCGGGGAGGGCGAGCCGTCAGCAAAACATTCTAACCTCTACAACAGATACATCACAGCAAGGAGAGTACGACATGATACCGTTTGAAGAAATGATTGATGATAACGCGCTGAAATTCACGGCGGAAAAATTGCGGGTGCTTCAGGTCAATATAGGGAGTCTCTGCAATCTTTCCTGCACTCACTGCCACATTAACGCCGGGCCGGGACGGAAAGAGATTATGACGCGGGAGACAATGACTCACATTCTGCGGATACTCCCGAATTTTGAGACTCTCGACATTACCGGGGGTGCGCCGGAAATGAATCCTGATTTCCGTTTTCTTGTTGACGAGGCCGCGAAACTCGGAGCGCATATCATCGTGAGAAGTAATCTTGTTATCATGACGCAGAGAGGCTACGAGGATATACCCTCTTTTCTTGCTGACAGAAATATAGAGATTGCCGCGTCCCTTCCCTGTTACACGGAGGAGAACTGCGACTCAATGAGGGGAAAAGGTACATTCAGTGCCGCAATATCTGTGCTGAAGACTCTTAACGCCCTAGGCTACGGCCATGATGAGAGTCATATTCTCGATCTCGTCTACAATCCTAACGGTGATTTTCTCCCTCCGAATCAGTCCGAGCTTGAAGCGGAATACAAATCGCGCCTAATGTCCGAACACGGGATCACATTCACCCGGCTGTTTACCATCACAAATAACCCGATCGGGCGTTTCGGCGACTCTCTCAGGAAGTCGGGAGACTATGACAGCTACATGAATCTCCTGCGCGACTCCTTCAACCCGTCAGCAGCAGAAAATATGATGTGCAGATTTCAATTGTCTGTCGGCTGGGACGGGAAATTGTACGACTGCGATTTCAATCAGCCGTTAGGACTCACGATTGACGGCCCGGAAAATATCGCAGACCTTCACGAGATTCACAGGAGGCGAATCAGATTCGGGAATCACTGTTACGCCTGCACAGCCGGAAGCGGGTCAAGCTGCGGAGGAACGACAGTACAGTGATTTCGGTGATTGTCCCTGTCCTGAACGAGGCCGAAAGAATCACGGGGCTAATATCATCATTGCAGAGTCTTGACGGGGAAAAGGAGATAATAATCTCTGACGGAGGAAGCACGGACGGTACACGCGAAAAAATTTCAGCCTTCAGCAATGTAACACTCATAAATTCACCATCAGGACGCGCAAGACAAATGAACGCCGGAGCAGAAATATCATCGGGGAAAATTCTGTGGTTTGTACACGCTGACTCTATCGTCTCACCTTCAAGCCTTCACGACATAGAACGGGCAATTTCTGACGGGGCAATAGGGGGATTTTTCCGGCTGAAGTTTTATGACGCTGGCGACTGTTTCATGCGGTTCATTGAGCGGACATCACACACGCGGGCAAAAAATTTCTGTCTCATTTTCGGGGATCAGGGATTATTTCTGAGGCGTGATATTTTTGACGATCTCGGAGGATTCGCGGACGTTTCATTGATGGAGGACTGGGAAATTTCGCGGAGGCTGAAGCGTTTTCACAGTCAGGGGAAAATTCACGCGCTTGATACTGTGATAGGGACATCGGCAAGAAGATACACGCAGAACGGAAGATTTCACACGTGGCTGAAGATGAATATCGTGAAGGCTCTGTACATTCTCGGCGTGAACACTGAGACATTGAGGCTGATTTATGACGGCGGGAAATGATAACGCGCTCATAATATTCTCCCGTCTTCCCATCGGCCATGAGACAAAGACGAGACTCGCCCCGCTCCTGAATGAGACTCAGCGGTCAAAATTACACCTTGCTATGTGGCGTGATATTTTCGGCGAGGCACTGAAGCTCCGTAACACCGACATATATTTATATTGGACGGGAAGCGGGAACATTTCAGACTGGCAGAAATATATTCCGTGTTCGTTCATTCTCAGAAAACAGGAAGGTGAAAATCTCGGTGAAAGAATGCGTAATGCCATGCGGGATATTTTTGCGCTGAGATATAAGCGGGCTGTGATTATCGGCTCTGACATTCCATCGGTGAAGGCTGAGAATATCGCACGGGCTTTCGGCTCGCTGAATGACTCTGACGCTGTTATAGGGCCGTCATCTGACGGAGGCTACTGGCTCATAGGCATGAGGAAATTTATCCCTGAGGCATTCGGCATATCATCATGGGGAAATTCGAGCGTCCTTGCTGAGACTGTGAGAACGCTGGCCGGACTCGGAATATCATGCGGGACAGCGGACACTCTTGACGATTTAGACACGCCCGAAGATGTCATCAGATACAGGGGCATGAACTCAGACACCTGCACCGGGCAATATATATCTTCTGATACTGTTCTGTGAAGTGTTCACGGCAAAATTATACCCCCTCATGATTCAAGGGGGTACGGAATGAGTTTCACTATTTCAGCGTGAAGTCGTAATGCTTTGAGTAATCCTCCTGAATGTTCAGGCGGAGAGTCCTGTTCGCGAGGTCGTAAACTGATGTGTGCCATGTCTGCCAGAAATTATTGGGATTAATATTCCTGTCGTGCAGCTTGTAGGTATCAATCTGGGACTGAATATCTGCCTTGAAATCCATCGGAGAGTGTGCGATTGTCAGGCTTCCTTCTGTGAACTCAGTGTACCAGAAAGGATTTGTATCGGCTTCATAGGCTTGTGTATATTTCACGCGCTCCATTAAGTGAGACATTCCCTCGGCGGATTCTGCGCCCTCTGCGTAATGCTCCTTCAGTATGGCGTAACGTTCAACTCCGCAGGCATGTGGCGTAAGAATCGGGAAGCCCTCATAGATTTTCCCGGCAACTTTCTGCCCTGTCTGAGCTACATGCTTTGCGTAAAGAGTTTTCGGCGCATAGTTGACGTAGAAATTTGTCATGATGTTGTCCGTGTCGTTTCTTGCGACAAGCTCGCCGTCAATGCACTCAATGATGTAGGTCTCCTTCTCGTCAGAAAGCATCCAGTGAAGCCCCCACCATGTTCCGTAACCGCCGTAAATGTCCATGTTCTTTAAGA
This DNA window, taken from Synergistaceae bacterium, encodes the following:
- a CDS encoding transglutaminase family protein, which encodes MRKILGVLLVFAVVFSFASVSFAEYKGTVTFDVNLKDAAKAEKAELWLPYPMSDANQTITLVDVKSNGAKVGVENDPKAGAVYLHATWTKPAEVPSLTMSFKVDSHYAKKPAAALKETKDAFPPEVMKYTMATPSLPIDKGFCAEASMEFLKKETVLEKAQSIYMWVLEHTFRDESVKEGCGLGLPERTISEKSGGGKCADISSVFVALARASGIPARDVYGLRVDPAKSGEITGNYHCWTEFYVPGTGWVMADPADVRKKMLNEKIEKVADAKKWIDFFWAGDDLLRIALNRDTRETVLSESTAKTPLTYFMYPYAEIDGKAIDWFSPKTFEFKVKLDLD
- a CDS encoding molecular chaperone TorD family protein, producing MGEKLNRDDLKIIMEMRQYGYDVLKKIFYVEPSKSLLQAMRDNEIFDSFPFREEGNLIDTGINFITKFFADKKDKDDEMTSEVRWDFTQLFVGPYALPAPPWESVYRSNEHLLYQDTAFEVRREYLKYNFIPKNYPHEADDHIGFELDFMLRLAGNEDALKDSRKFLDDHLSQWVSEFSRDIQKYALTEFYRGAGIILKGFVLEDMNLLGEILG
- a CDS encoding TVP38/TMEM64 family protein — translated: MTRRIKVVAFVILLTVIILLGHYFGGTEKFIEAAKNSRALADDYPLTAMMIYILATSFCCVVLAMPGAFFAVIAGILFEPFTGTILCVIAATLGAVLAFLAGRYFLRDSVRPMIETNSLLKKFLIDDVQHSGVILLMVTRLVPVFPYNLQNFAYGLTDIKLLPYTVYTFIFIAPGSAVFTLGAAGIGDSERRNLYLFIAVSVAVIVTIAGVILHKKFIRR
- the mobB gene encoding molybdopterin-guanine dinucleotide biosynthesis protein B — translated: MEVFIIRNIPVYAVCGWSGSGKTTFIEGLIPELRKRGIRVAVVKHDAHNFSVDREGKDTYRFTQAGAEVVAITSGTHSAIMENRFTPLEDILTRIHDVDVIIAEGFKSVKGLKRIGLRRGDYGLPDGEYIAVISDVPFECDVPVFGINDYRAFAEWLITDIGLLRLN
- a CDS encoding TVP38/TMEM64 family protein; the protein is MKSKILILSAFVIAVVSYFIFPPYKNFIDMTLSAFASGDFGVMREFIADYGAYAAAVSFFLMIFQSVAAPLPAFVITLANANLFGWVKGAILSWSSAMAGAALCFYISRVLGRNAAEKLTSRAGLQSVDKFFDRYGTHSILIARLLPFISFDLVSYAAGLTSMRFLPFFVATGVGQLPATIVYSYVGGMLTGGAQMLMTGLLFLFALSAVVVMMRQIYRERGK
- a CDS encoding (Fe-S)-binding protein, translating into MSIRKFLFRSAMKADMFLAASSILRQSSGKSETVFFPGCSLMGYNPEYVFAVRDYIIGNLGSCGIFTACCAKPLKLMGESKLFTKRLDSVRRSLDAMNARTVITACQSCNNLLRQYDTGREILSLWPLIQSHGLPERLRGKFSGLDASIQDSCTSLPEVSESVRRILAFLGVNVIEFPLKKCCGGVQTLTTCDSRYGRKCKIERANESPCDIIISYCASCRSAMSLGGHDSIHILDLIFGEGEPSAKHSNLYNRYITARRVRHDTV
- a CDS encoding 4Fe-4S binding protein codes for the protein MLLGGLSQLLFSDNIPLLNESMCLNRRNRFEPCGLCESACNFDALKISVGLPLVDGKKCTACGLCASVCPSEALRLRDYKIFRDFAVNDTVKCLKAGGNFCVKSLSPALISAVLSVNPDIILVMPCEDCELSEKVSGDNFGTAFKFLDALRLGHDVKIIRDGNFEGEYSRRDMLAMMFARGKRKGSNILEDVIFHDKNNIFLSCEFLADRLKDSHAEISPGVFYDFAVSESCNACGMCEALCPSGAWSLKKSEAKAELTFNAVSCSGCMLCVKKCPVKAITLREKFSWPIESKVKAEFQRVRCRHCGKYFTVNEPEQELCASCSGKKL
- a CDS encoding 4Fe-4S dicluster domain-containing protein, which produces MSQKGFRHDMNKCLECRACVVSCKDKNDLPVGVNFNAIEERERGKFPDVFVWFTLKMCRHCSNPACVAACPTGAMTKDDDTGMVYVKEDVCIGCGACAKACPYGAVQVREDTKKAAKCNGCIDMLKRGELPVCVASCTSRCLTLADVDELRKESGLVRAVNDDVSPEKTEPNLYYKPKKGMRA
- a CDS encoding molybdopterin-dependent oxidoreductase, which codes for MGLIDTISKFKLGRRAFLKWSAAVSALTALTGYENELKKITPAEAQEISQEKGEWKNAPCWHNCGGRCHIKALVSGGKIVRLKTDDTHPDSIDYPQLRACARGHAQRQQVAGPDRLKYPMKRTHWTHGGGDKSLRGRDTWERISWDEALDIVASEIRESKEKYGPKSIFLMDENFNNQGGEIFRVLGLYGGYMSKYGSRSRGAWRQAMRPIFGYDRKFHNQNDRLDLVKAKLILLWGSNPAWNSYPSAMNNLIRAKEAGAKIIAIDPMYTTTASVIADEYIPIRPATDTPLILAMAYVMLKEDSPEKPMIDWDFLNRCTVGFDSEHMPKGADPKLNFKDYVLGNLDGLPKTPEWASKICGTPVDTIYRLAREVGLTKPVTALFAWNSARADKATHVCLAQTTLAAMTGNVGIAGGAFSCSCQERSTEGGPALVAPGSTGVKAIKNPIPNSERMCANEHWRAILTGKYTAGQGDKKDLDVHVIYHAHSNIVSQTANTMESIEAHKKVDFIVTHQFLLNSNAMFSDVVLPITTPWERDGMVLGGAREVIIWTQKVIDPLFEAKDDGWIALELGKRLGLDPKEVEPVSLKQQNFNMLAGAKVAKPDNSGMETLLTITADDIKAMGVEGQPQQGRITLSELREAGSYQVPRKMDDAFYYINNKKFRDDPEKNPLKTRDGKIQIYCGELAEMVTKAGWNEGHPIAIYEPSTEGYEATFSDFEKGIKGKYPLQVCSVHVPRGAHGNVSNSLWLREAFPIPLLMNPVDAESRGLKEDDTVKIFNDHGTVVRRLHITERVMPGVVMLGEGSWVQLNEDGYDIGGCPNVLTGTFPSGPDIESFVSIAEVAKYDKPSLPDALWPQRIIF